One Curtobacterium sp. BH-2-1-1 genomic region harbors:
- a CDS encoding glycosyltransferase family 9 protein, translated as MTAVDTLPPSDGRPEMLVLRAIKLGDLLVAVPALHALRRAFPGHRISLATTAWLAPVVELVPDVNVHLAQHGLDHPIGAPAGAVDVAVNLHGAGPESSDLVAALGARRVIGHADPTNGFDGPEWPDAVHERDRWADLLRWHGIEADPDDVAIARPDAPPVAEGAAVVHVGAFHGARHWPTDRFAAVVRGLRERGLDVVLTGGADDVERAAAVAQAAGLTPGAVLAGVLALQDFAGVIAAARLVVTVDTGAAHLASAYGVPSVVVFGPAPPEAWGPPASGPHVVLTDASVRRGDVFAEDPDPALLAIGPDDVLAAVDSLGVTDPSEAR; from the coding sequence GTGACCGCCGTCGACACCCTGCCCCCGTCCGACGGGCGCCCCGAGATGCTCGTGCTCCGCGCCATCAAGCTCGGCGACCTGCTCGTCGCCGTGCCCGCACTGCACGCGCTGCGCCGCGCCTTCCCGGGACACCGGATCTCGCTCGCGACGACGGCCTGGCTGGCGCCCGTCGTGGAACTGGTGCCCGACGTGAACGTGCACCTCGCCCAGCACGGTCTGGACCACCCGATCGGTGCACCCGCGGGCGCGGTCGACGTGGCCGTGAACCTGCACGGCGCCGGGCCGGAGTCGTCCGACCTCGTCGCCGCGCTCGGTGCCCGTCGGGTGATCGGCCACGCCGACCCCACGAACGGCTTCGACGGACCGGAGTGGCCCGACGCGGTGCACGAGCGCGACCGCTGGGCCGACCTGCTCCGGTGGCACGGGATCGAGGCCGACCCCGACGACGTCGCGATCGCCCGTCCCGACGCGCCGCCGGTCGCCGAGGGTGCCGCGGTCGTGCACGTCGGCGCGTTCCACGGTGCGCGGCACTGGCCGACGGACCGCTTCGCCGCCGTGGTGCGCGGACTGCGCGAGCGCGGCCTCGACGTGGTGCTGACGGGAGGCGCGGACGACGTCGAGCGCGCCGCCGCCGTCGCGCAGGCGGCCGGGCTGACGCCGGGGGCGGTCCTGGCCGGCGTGCTCGCACTGCAGGACTTCGCGGGCGTGATCGCGGCCGCACGGCTCGTCGTGACGGTCGACACCGGTGCCGCGCACCTCGCGTCCGCCTACGGCGTCCCGTCGGTGGTCGTCTTCGGTCCGGCGCCGCCGGAGGCGTGGGGGCCGCCCGCCTCCGGTCCGCACGTCGTCCTCACCGATGCCTCGGTGCGGCGCGGCGACGTCTTCGCCGAGGACCCGGACCCCGCGCTCCTCGCGATCGGACCCGACGACGTGCTCGCCGCGGTGGACTCGCTCGGCGTGACCGACCCGTCCGAGGCCCGGTAG
- a CDS encoding PRC-barrel domain-containing protein: protein MFEAANIRDWIGLPVVDEADDKVGTLESIYYDTATSEPAFGAVTTGMVGFQKLLFVPLTGALVAPKHLRVAYPKKTIKAAPTIATDGELDASLEPEVYQHYGLEYRTGSGGERRLGRR from the coding sequence GTGTTCGAAGCCGCGAACATCCGGGACTGGATCGGCCTGCCGGTCGTCGACGAGGCGGACGACAAGGTCGGGACGCTCGAGAGCATCTACTACGACACCGCGACGTCCGAGCCTGCCTTCGGCGCGGTGACCACGGGGATGGTCGGCTTCCAGAAGCTCCTGTTCGTGCCCCTGACCGGAGCCCTCGTCGCGCCGAAGCACCTGCGTGTCGCGTACCCGAAGAAGACCATCAAGGCCGCGCCGACGATCGCGACCGACGGCGAGCTCGACGCGTCGCTCGAACCGGAGGTCTACCAGCACTACGGGCTCGAGTACCGCACCGGCAGCGGGGGAGAGCGGCGCCTGGGCCGTCGCTGA